A single Antechinus flavipes isolate AdamAnt ecotype Samford, QLD, Australia chromosome 5, AdamAnt_v2, whole genome shotgun sequence DNA region contains:
- the LOC127538509 gene encoding E3 ubiquitin-protein ligase TRIM11-like produces the protein MASTGELLKELQNEITCSICRGYFCEPVTIECGHNFCQACLSSSWRVEALAFSCPECRRVSHHREIPIVNRRLAELTEVGKELSSKLMQSTEGQSQCVTHKKPFKLFCEEDQTALCVTCCETPEHGAHKISPIQEAAHKYKRELQHIRSLLGNHLEEDEQLLAQEEKPAVDWSSLFSSECYKILNLRLKEKNLELPERISQEHKANQDRLSQHMQTLQDLMLELQALAHQPNVDLLQDSKQLLRRAEAVLSQRARAVTPELREYPIPGLIEILNRFRVDLTLDPTSADSCVSISGDLKSAKAEEDWQVETKPPEHFPLHYVFAEQAFSSGSQYWEVDVTQLPQWVLGIYTPYLKSRRRRGKKGTCTSLFLLQCVKKEEDYYLRTYPGPLNHRMKSSLPRVGMYLKYSPGTLGFYNVLQRSLIYKFYSIPFTAPVKPIFSPGPPLPGTKPGPMTVCSVDSHLCACCHSSQ, from the coding sequence ATGGCTTCCACTGGGGAACTTCTGAAGGAACTGCAGAATGAGATCACCTGCAGCATCTGCAGGGGCTACTTCTGTGAACCTGTCACCATTGAGTGTGGGCACAATTTTTGTCAAGCTTGTCTCTCCTCCAGCTGGAGAGTTGAAGCTTTAGCTTTCTCCTGTCCTGAATGCCGGCGAGTTTCCCACCACAGAGAGATCCCAATAGTGAACAGGCGCCTAGCAGAGTTGACTGAGGTGGGCAAAGAGCTCAGTTCCAAGCTTATGCAGAGCACTGAAGGACAGAGCCAGTGTGTCACTCACAAGAAACCCTTCAAGCTATTCTGTGAAGAGGATCAGACAGCACTGTGTGTGACATGTTGTGAAACCCCAGAGCATGGGGCTCACAAGATCTCCCCCATACAAGAGGCTGCTCACAAATATAAGAGGGAGCTCCAGCACATTCGGAGTCTCCTGGGGAACCATTTGGAGGAAGACGAACAACTTCTTGCTCAAGAGGAGAAACCTGCTGTTGACTGGAGCAGTTTGTTTTCAAGTGAATGCTACAAAATACTCAATTTACGTTTGAAGGAGAAGAACCTAGAGTTACCTGAAAGGATAAGCCAAGAGCACAAGGCCAACCAGGACAGACTATCCCAGCACATGCAAACCCTTCAGGACCTCATGCTAGAGCTGCAGGCTCTAGCTCACCAACCCAATGTGGATCTGCTACAGGATTCCAAGCAACTACTGAGAAGGGCCGAGGCTGTTTTGTCTCAAAGGGCCAGGGCTGTCACCCCAGAACTGAGAGAATATCCCATCCCTGGTCTGATCGAGATACTCAACAGATTCAGAGTGGATCTCACCCTGGATCCCACATCAGCTGATTCCTGTGTTTCCATTTCTGGGGATCTTAAGAGTGCCAAGGCTGAAGAGGACTGGCAGGTGGAGACCAAGCCTCCTGAGCACTTTCCTCTTCATTATGTCTTTGCTGAACAGGCCTTCAGCTCAGGCAGCCAGTACTGGGAGGTGGATGTGACTCAACTTCCTCAGTGGGTCCTGGGGATCTATACTCCCTACTTGAAAAgtaggagaaggagggggaagaaagggacctgtacctCTCTGTTCTTGCTTCAGTGtgtcaagaaggaagaagattaCTATTTGAGAACCTATCCTGGGCCATTGAACCATCGAATGAAAAGCTCTTTACCACGGGTTGGGATGTACCTGAAATATTCCCCTGGCACTCTGGGCTTTTACAATGTTCTCCAGCGTTCTCTTATTTATAAATTCTATTCTATCCCCTTCACAGCCCCTGTCAAGCCCATCTTTTCCCCTGGCCCCCCACTTCCAGGAACAAAGCCTGGTCCCATGACTGTCTGTTCAGTGGACTCTCATCTTTGTGCTTGCTGCCATTCATCTCAATGA
- the LOC127538511 gene encoding tripartite motif-containing protein 43-like, producing MAATVKFLKDLQSEITCSICRGYFCEPVTTGCGHSFCQACLSSSWRLSAPDFSCPECRQVSQDGEIPLVNMRLAELTEFGKELSSKILQSTEGQSQCVTHKKLFKLFCDEDQTALCVTCCETPEHGAHTIFPVQEAAHKYRKELEHIRSDLGKYLEEDEQLLAQVKRPAVDWYWLIRGEFHKLHLLLMEEENRCLERIRQEEKASQDRLLQHMQSLQNLMQELQEVGQQANLDLLQDARQLLERSEAVLAQRLKVVTPELTEYPIPGLIEMLNRFRVDLTLDPQSADSCVSVSGDLKSVKAEEDWLEETEDSSCHGVLAVQAFRSGSQYWEVDVTQLPQWILGIYTPYLRRKRTRNMDSYNFAFLLHCVKEEGDYYLQTYPGPLDYRMKGPLPRVGVYLDYSSGTLAFYNVLQSSLIYKFHSIPFTAPVTPIFSPGPPLPGTKLGSMTLCPVDSHLCACCCSSQ from the coding sequence ATGGCTGCTACTGTGAAATTTCTGAAGGACCTGCAGAGTGAGATCACATGTAGCATCTGCAGGGGCTACTTTTGTGAGCCTGTCACCACTGGGTGCGGGCACAGTTTTTGTCAAGCTTGTCTCTCCTCCAGCTGGAGACTTTCAGCCCCAGATTTCTCCTGCCCTGAATGCAGGCAAGTTTCCCAGGATGGGGAGATCCCATTAGTGAACATGCGCCTAGCAGAGTTGACTGAGTTTGGCAAAGAGCTCAGCTCCAAGATTTTGCAGAGCACTGAAGGACAGAGTCAGTGTGTCACTCACAAGAAACTCTTCAAGCTATTCTGTGATGAGGACCAGACAGCACTGTGTGTGACATGTTGTGAAACCCCAGAGCATGGGGCTCACACCATCTTCCCTGTACAAGAGGCTGCTCATAAATACAGGAAGGAGCTCGAGCACATTCGGAGTGATTTGGGGAAATATCTGGAGGAAGATGAGCAACTTCTTGCTCAAGTGAAGAGACCTGCTGTTGACTGGTACTGGCTGATCAGGGGAGAATTCCACAAACTGCACCTCTTGCTGATGGAAGAAGAGAACAGATGTCTTGAAAGGATAAGGCAAGAGGAGAAGGCCAGCCAGGACAGACTATTACAGCACATGCAAAGCTTACAGAACCTCATGCAAGAACTGCAGGAAGTGGGCCAGCAAGCCAATCTGGATCTGCTGCAGGATGCCAGGCAGCTGCTGGAGAGGAGCGAGGCTGTGTTGGCCCAAAGGCTCAAGGTTGTCACCCCAGAACTGACAGAATATCCCATCCCTGGCCTGATCGAGATGCTCAACAGATTCAGAGTGGACCTCACTTTGGATCCTCAATCAGCTGACTCCTGTGTTTCGGTTTCTGGGGATCTCAAGAGTGTCAAGGCTGAAGAGGACTGGCTAGAGGAGACTGAGGACTCTTCTTGCCATGGTGTGCTTGCTGTGCAAGCCTTCAGATCAGGCAGTCAATACTGGGAGGTGGATGTGACTCAACTACCTCAGTGGATACTGGGGATCTACACCCCCTACTTGAGGAGGAAAAGGACCAGGAACATGGACTCCTATAACTTTGCTTTCTTGCTTCACTGTGTCAAGGAGGAAGGAGATTACTACTTACAGACCTATCCTGGGCCATTGGACTATCGAATGAAAGGCCCTCTACCTCGGGTGGGGGTGTACTTGGATTATTCCTCAGGCACTCTGGCCTTTTACAATGTTCTCCAGAGTTCTCTTATTTATAAATTCCATTCTATTCCCTTCACAGCCCCTGTCACACCCATCTTCTCCCCTGGCCCCCCACTTCCAGGAACAAAGCTTGGCTCCATGACTCTCTGTCCAGTGGACTCTCACCTTTGTGCGTGCTGCTGTTCCTCTCAATGA
- the LOC127538510 gene encoding tripartite motif-containing protein 43-like, translated as MAATVKFLKELQSEITCSICRGYFYEPVTIRCGHSFCRACLSSSWRVGAPDFSCPQCRQVSQDREIPLVNRHLAELTELGKELSSNLTQITEGQNQCVTHKEPFKLFCEEDQTALWVTCCETPEHGGHKIFPKEEAAHKYRGELQHLQIRLGKHLEEAEQLLAQEERPAMDWHEIIRGEFHRLHCLLMEEENLCFKRIRQEQKASQDRLYQYMQSLQDLRQELQEVGHQANLDLLQDAKELLGRSEAVLAQQTKAITPEMREYPIHSLIEMLNRFRVDLTLDPRSATSCVTISEDLKHLKAGGSWQVESKTTEDSTHHYAFAKQVFRSGTLYWEVDVTQLPQWILGIYTPHLKRKRARNVASCASVFLLRCVKKEGNYYLQTYPGPLNHQMKSPLPRVGVYLEYSLGTLAFYNVLQSSLIYKFHSIPFKAPVIPIFSPGPPLPGTKPGPMILCPVDSHLCACCYSSQ; from the coding sequence atggCTGCTACTGTGAAATTTCTGAAGGAACTGCAGAGTGAGATCACCTGTAGCATCTGCAGGGGCTACTTCTATGAGCCTGTAACTATCAGATGCGGGCACAGTTTTTGTCGAGCTTGTCTCTCCTCCAGCTGGAGAGTTGGAGCCCCAGATTTCTCCTGTCCCCAATGCAGGCAAGTTTCCCAGGACAGGGAGATCCCATTAGTGAACAGGCACCTAGCAGAATTGACTGAGCTGGGCAAAGAGCTCAGCTCCAACCTTACGCAGATCACTGAAGGACAGAACCAGTGTGTCACTCACAAGGAACCCTTCAAGCTATTCTGTGAAGAGGACCAGACTGCACTGTGGGTGACATGTTGTGAAACCCCAGAGCATGGGGGACACAAAATCTTCCCCAAAGAAGAGGCTGCTCACAAATACAGGGGGGAGCTCCAGCACCTTCAGATTCGCTTGGGGAAACATTTGGAAGAAGCTGAACAACTTCTTGCTCAGGAAGAGAGACCTGCTATGGACTGGCATGAGATAATCAGAGGAGAATTCCACAGACTGCACTGCTTGCTAATGGAGGAAGAGAACCTATGTTTTAAAAGGATAAGGCAAGAGCAGAAGGCCAGCCAGGACAGACTATACCAGTATATGCAAAGCCTACAGGACCTCAGGCAAGAGCTGCAAGAAGTGGGCCACCAAGCCAATCTGGATCTGCTACAGGATGCCAAGGAGCTGCTGGGAAGGAGCGAGGCTGTGTTGGCCCAACAGACCAAGGCTATCACCCCAGAAATGAGAGAATATCCCATCCATAGCCTGATAGAGATGCTCAACAGGTTCAGAGTGGACCTCACTTTAGATCCCAGATCAGCCACTTCCTGTGTGACAATTTCTGAGGATCTCAAGCATTTAAAGGCTGGAGGAAGCTGGCAAGTGGAGAGCAAGACTACTGAGGACTCTACTCACCATTATGCCTTTGCTAAGCAGGTCTTCAGATCAGGTACCCTGTACTGGGAGGTAGATGTGACTCAACTTCCTCAGTGGATCCTGGGGATCTACACCCCACACTTGAAAAGGAAAAGGGCAAGGAATGTGGCCTCCTGTGCCTCTGTGTTCCTGCTTCGATGtgtcaagaaggaaggaaattactaTTTACAGACCTATCCTGGGCCACTGAACCATCAAATGAAAAGCCCTCTACCTCGGGTTGGGGTGTACTTGGAATATTCCCTTGGCACTCTGGCTTTTTACAATGTTCTCCAGAGTTCTCTTATTTACAAATTCCATTCTATTCCCTTTAAAGCCCCTGTCATACCCATCTTTTCCCCTGGCCCCCCACTTCCAGGAACAAAGCCTGGTCCCATGATTCTCTGTCCAGTGGACTCTCATCTTTGTGCTTGCTGCTATTCCTCTCAATGA